In Zingiber officinale cultivar Zhangliang chromosome 8B, Zo_v1.1, whole genome shotgun sequence, a single genomic region encodes these proteins:
- the LOC122015526 gene encoding mitochondrial adenine nucleotide transporter ADNT1-like, which yields MASEDVVGKSTGESAVNTIVNLAEEAKFAREGVKAPGHAILSICKSLVAGGVAGGVSRTAVAPLERLKILLQVQNPHNIQYNGTIQGLKFIWKSEGFRGLFKGNGTNCARIVPNSAVKFFSYEQASSGILWFYRQQSGNEDAQLTPVLRLGAGACAGIIAMSATYPMDMVRGRITVQSEKSPYQYRGMFHALGSVYRQEGFRALYKGWLPSVIGVVPYVGLNFAVYESLKDWLLKTNPYGIVKDSELSVVTRLACGAVAGTIGQTVAYPLDVIRRRMQMVGWKDAAPVVTGHGKIKAPLEYNGMVDAFRKTVHNEGFGALYKGLVPNSVKVVPSIAIAFVTYEVVKDVLGVEMRISD from the exons ATGGCATCGGAGGATGTGGTTGGAAAGAGTACGGGGGAGTCGGCGGTCAATACGATCGTGAACCTGGCGGAGGAGGCAAAGTTCGCGAGGGAGGGCGTCAAGGCACCTGGCCACGCGATCCTTAGTATCTGCAAATCTCTTGTTGCAGGAGGTGTCGCCGGAGGAGT ATCAAGGACTGCTGTTGCTCCACTGGAGAGGCTAAAAATCTTACTTCAG GTGCAAAATCCTCACAATATTCAGTATAATGGAACGATTCAAGGGCTCAAGTTCATTTGGAAATCAGAGGGTTTCCGAGGGCTATTTAAAGGCAATGGAACCAACTGTGCACGTATTGTCCCAAATTCTGCTGTTAAATTCTTTAGCTATGAACAAGCTTCAAG TGGAATTCTGTGGTTTTATCGGCAGCAGTCTGGCAACG AAGATGCTCAGCTTACGCCTGTTTTGCGGCTTGGAGCGGGTGCTTGTGCTGGAATTATTGCAATGTCTGCTACTTATCCTATGGACATGGTTCGTGGCAGAATCACTGTGCAG AGTGAAAAATCCCCTTACCAGTACCGAGGAATGTTTCATGCTTTAGGATCTGTGTATAGGCAAGAAGGTTTTCGAGCTCTTTACAAAGGCTGGCTCCCATCAGTCATTGGAGTG GTTCCGTACGTGGGGCTCAACTTTGCTGTCTATGAATCTCTGAAGGACTGGTTGCTCAAAACCAACCCATATGGTATTGTCAAAGATTCTGAGTTGAGTGTCGTCACACGGCTTGCGTGCGGAGCAGTTGCTGGAACTATTGGTCAGACTGTTGCCTACCCTCTTGATGTAATCAGGCGAAGAATGCAAATGGTGGGTTGGAAGGATGCTGCccctgttgtcacaggtcatggGAAGATCAAAGCACCCTTGGAGTATAATGGAATGGTCGATGCCTTCAGGAAGACTGTCCACAATGAAGGCTTCGGTGCATTATACAAGGGTCTTGTTCCCAATTCCGTGAAG GTGGTGCCGTCTATTGCGATTGCATTTGTGACGTACGAGGTGGTGAAAGATGTTCTTGGAGTAGAAATGAGAATATCAGACTGA